The following proteins are co-located in the Eleginops maclovinus isolate JMC-PN-2008 ecotype Puerto Natales chromosome 1, JC_Emac_rtc_rv5, whole genome shotgun sequence genome:
- the LOC134868895 gene encoding SAM pointed domain-containing Ets transcription factor-like isoform X1 — MSMGSPGCEHTDGTAYSPLYISHLHTDTRMAWLDKTDDIKPSRSLLGLPELSWMGVYLPCNDRLVMEENPWVLKMTESPAAPPSRTLEVSQAKPCQTQLPSYEMEGQVEEHCLEQVQTMVEGEVLKDVDTACKLLNIAPDPLDWSCMHVQKWLLWTEHLYRLPQVSTFFQEMSGRDLCSMTETDFRQRSLQFGDMLYANLDIWRSAAAMKERSPPEDRKSAADDDSWSDVMCKYSSQPIHLWQFLRELLLKPHHYSRCIRWVNKDKGIFKIEDSALVARLWGIRKNRPAMNYDKLSRSIRQYYKKGIIRKPDVSRRLVYQFVKPV; from the exons ATGAGCATGGGGAGTCCAGGCTGTGAACACACAGACGGCACTGCATACTCACCTCTCTACATCAGCCATCTGCACACTGACACCCGGATGGCCTGGCTGGACAAGACGGACGACATCAAACCCTCCCGCAGCTTGTTAGGGCTTCCTGAGCTCAGCTGGATGGGGGTCTACCTCCCCTGCAACGACAGATTAGTTATGGAGGAGAACCCCTGGGTGTTGAAGATGACAGAGTCTCCTGCCGCTCCTCCATCCAGGACGCTCGAGGTGAGCCAAGCCAAGCCATGCCAGACTCAGCTCCCCTCCTATGAGATGGAGGGTCAGGTGGAGGAGCACTGTCTGGAGCAGGTGCAGACCATGGTGGAGGGAGAAGTGCTGAAGGATGTCGACACAGCTTGCAAACTGCTCAACATTGCACCAG ACCCGCTGGACTGGAGCTGTATGCACGTTCAGAAGTGGCTCCTCTGGACCGAGCACCTGTACAGGCTGCCGCAGGTCAGCACCTTTTTTCAGGAGATGAGCGGGAGGGATCTGTGCTCCATGACAGAAACAGACTTCAGACAACGCTCTTTGCAGTTTGGAGACATGCTGTATGCTAATCTGGACATCTGGAGATCTG CTGCAGCAATGAAGGAGCGCAGCCCACCAGAAGACAGGAAATCTG CAGCTGATGATGACTCCTGGTCAGATGTGATGTGTAAGTACTCCAGCCAGCCCATCCACCTGTGGCAGTTCCTCCGAGAGCTGCTCCTAAAGCCCCATCACTACAGCCGCTGCATCCGCTGGGTTAACAAAGACAAAG GGATTTTCAAAATAGAAGACTCAGCTCTTGTGGCCAGGCTATGGGGCATCAGGAAGAACCGCCCGGCTATGAACTATGACAAACTGAGTCGCTCCATACGCCAGTACTACAAGAAGGGCATCATCCGAAAGCCTGATGTATCACGCAGACTGGTCTACCAGTTTGTCAAGCCCGTTTGA
- the LOC134868895 gene encoding SAM pointed domain-containing Ets transcription factor-like isoform X2: MSMGSPGCEHTDGTAYSPLYISHLHTDTRMAWLDKTDDIKPSRSLLGLPELSWMGVYLPCNDRLVMEENPWVLKMTESPAAPPSRTLEVSQAKPCQTQLPSYEMEGQVEEHCLEQVQTMVEGEVLKDVDTACKLLNIAPDPLDWSCMHVQKWLLWTEHLYRLPQVSTFFQEMSGRDLCSMTETDFRQRSLQFGDMLYANLDIWRSAAAMKERSPPEDRKSADDDSWSDVMCKYSSQPIHLWQFLRELLLKPHHYSRCIRWVNKDKGIFKIEDSALVARLWGIRKNRPAMNYDKLSRSIRQYYKKGIIRKPDVSRRLVYQFVKPV, from the exons ATGAGCATGGGGAGTCCAGGCTGTGAACACACAGACGGCACTGCATACTCACCTCTCTACATCAGCCATCTGCACACTGACACCCGGATGGCCTGGCTGGACAAGACGGACGACATCAAACCCTCCCGCAGCTTGTTAGGGCTTCCTGAGCTCAGCTGGATGGGGGTCTACCTCCCCTGCAACGACAGATTAGTTATGGAGGAGAACCCCTGGGTGTTGAAGATGACAGAGTCTCCTGCCGCTCCTCCATCCAGGACGCTCGAGGTGAGCCAAGCCAAGCCATGCCAGACTCAGCTCCCCTCCTATGAGATGGAGGGTCAGGTGGAGGAGCACTGTCTGGAGCAGGTGCAGACCATGGTGGAGGGAGAAGTGCTGAAGGATGTCGACACAGCTTGCAAACTGCTCAACATTGCACCAG ACCCGCTGGACTGGAGCTGTATGCACGTTCAGAAGTGGCTCCTCTGGACCGAGCACCTGTACAGGCTGCCGCAGGTCAGCACCTTTTTTCAGGAGATGAGCGGGAGGGATCTGTGCTCCATGACAGAAACAGACTTCAGACAACGCTCTTTGCAGTTTGGAGACATGCTGTATGCTAATCTGGACATCTGGAGATCTG CTGCAGCAATGAAGGAGCGCAGCCCACCAGAAGACAGGAAATCTG CTGATGATGACTCCTGGTCAGATGTGATGTGTAAGTACTCCAGCCAGCCCATCCACCTGTGGCAGTTCCTCCGAGAGCTGCTCCTAAAGCCCCATCACTACAGCCGCTGCATCCGCTGGGTTAACAAAGACAAAG GGATTTTCAAAATAGAAGACTCAGCTCTTGTGGCCAGGCTATGGGGCATCAGGAAGAACCGCCCGGCTATGAACTATGACAAACTGAGTCGCTCCATACGCCAGTACTACAAGAAGGGCATCATCCGAAAGCCTGATGTATCACGCAGACTGGTCTACCAGTTTGTCAAGCCCGTTTGA